Proteins co-encoded in one Pseudomonadota bacterium genomic window:
- a CDS encoding SPASM domain-containing protein yields the protein MTIFQRFLQKPKKRQFSAWQIEITTRCPLQCTMCVKDEYKDYLRRDMGIEDFKKITPYLNDVESVVLEGWGESLLHKDLIEFIRLSKQEGPEVGFVTSGMGLNEDYIMKLVNAGIDFVGFSLSGATSKTHNSIRVNSDFGMLINSIKLFRKLSDKNKLKKPKIHIVYLMLADNISEVPLVIELAKTLGIEEVVLINIIQISNAWQDSEKVFTCENEESHSNIMDEARTKAKQLKIKLTAPYLSPHDVAVCSENPLRNLYISVDGEISPCVYLYPPIPSPFKRIFCGEELTVEKISFGNIFRESFETIWNRKEYVEFRDCFARRKKRIEETYQALFDMKKPETLELTEPPSPCKTCHKMLGV from the coding sequence ATGACCATTTTTCAAAGATTTCTTCAGAAACCAAAAAAGAGACAATTTTCTGCGTGGCAGATTGAGATTACTACAAGGTGCCCCTTACAATGTACGATGTGTGTAAAAGACGAGTACAAGGATTACCTTCGCAGAGATATGGGTATTGAGGATTTTAAAAAAATCACACCATACTTGAATGATGTGGAGAGCGTTGTCCTTGAAGGGTGGGGTGAATCACTCCTCCACAAGGATTTGATCGAATTTATAAGGCTTTCGAAACAGGAAGGGCCTGAGGTTGGTTTTGTAACAAGCGGGATGGGATTGAATGAAGATTATATTATGAAACTTGTCAATGCAGGGATCGATTTTGTAGGATTTTCCCTCTCAGGAGCTACGAGTAAAACGCACAATTCGATCAGGGTAAATTCTGATTTTGGCATGCTAATCAATTCAATAAAACTTTTCAGGAAATTAAGCGATAAGAATAAGTTAAAAAAACCAAAGATTCATATCGTCTACCTCATGCTTGCAGATAATATATCTGAGGTCCCGCTTGTCATCGAGCTTGCAAAAACACTTGGCATTGAGGAAGTTGTACTTATAAATATTATACAGATATCAAATGCCTGGCAGGATAGCGAGAAGGTATTTACATGCGAAAATGAAGAATCTCATAGTAACATTATGGATGAGGCAAGAACAAAGGCTAAGCAATTAAAAATCAAATTAACTGCACCGTACCTCTCACCCCATGATGTGGCGGTGTGCAGTGAAAACCCCCTTAGAAATCTTTACATATCTGTAGACGGCGAAATATCTCCCTGTGTGTACCTTTATCCACCCATTCCTTCCCCTTTTAAAAGAATCTTCTGCGGGGAGGAACTTACTGTAGAAAAGATAAGCTTTGGGAATATTTTCAGGGAGTCATTTGAGACAATATGGAACAGGAAGGAATATGTCGAATTCAGGGATTGTTTTGCCCGGAGAAAGAAAAGGATTGAAGAAACGTACCAGGCACTTTTTGATATGAAAAAACCAGAAACCCTGGAACTAACAGAACCCCCGTCTCCATGCAAGACCTGTCATAAAATGCTTGGTGTGTGA
- the dsrB gene encoding dissimilatory-type sulfite reductase subunit beta has product MGATDIGPPDYRTMLPEVIKKNYGKWKYHEIPRPGVLKHVSETGDTLYTVRVGSPRLVSIDFIRDICDIADKYCDGHLRFTSRSNIEFLTDKEENVQGLLDEMNKLGLPVGGTGNCISNIVHTQGWIHCHSAATDASGLVKSIMDEFYDQFTNMKLPALLRISVACCINMCGAIHCSDLAIVGVHRKPPKIDHSKLSAVCEIPTTIQSCPTGAIRRNPDPNIKSVIVRDDLCMYCANCFTVCPAMPLADAEGDGVAIYAGGKVSNARKPPMFSRMIVPYLPNHPPRWPEVTDVLKKVVNIYAERARKYERMGEWIERIGWEKFFDLTGIPFTEQHIDDFTHAVDTYRTTTQFKW; this is encoded by the coding sequence ATGGGAGCAACAGATATTGGACCACCTGATTACCGTACCATGTTGCCGGAAGTAATTAAGAAGAACTATGGAAAATGGAAATATCATGAAATACCCCGTCCCGGTGTACTTAAACATGTATCAGAGACCGGCGATACCCTGTATACTGTGAGGGTAGGTTCACCGAGGCTTGTAAGTATAGACTTCATCCGTGATATTTGCGATATCGCTGATAAATACTGTGACGGACACTTGAGGTTTACCAGCCGCTCCAACATCGAATTCCTCACGGACAAAGAGGAAAATGTACAGGGACTCCTTGACGAAATGAACAAACTGGGACTTCCTGTGGGTGGAACCGGTAACTGCATCTCCAACATTGTCCACACCCAGGGATGGATACACTGCCACAGTGCGGCAACTGATGCATCAGGGTTGGTCAAATCAATTATGGATGAGTTTTATGACCAGTTTACCAATATGAAACTTCCTGCCCTTCTCAGGATCTCGGTAGCCTGTTGTATCAACATGTGCGGAGCAATACACTGCTCTGATCTTGCCATAGTGGGGGTTCACAGAAAGCCACCAAAGATAGACCATAGTAAACTATCCGCTGTATGCGAGATCCCGACCACAATACAGTCATGCCCGACCGGGGCGATCAGGCGGAATCCTGACCCGAATATAAAGAGCGTCATTGTGAGGGATGATCTCTGTATGTACTGTGCGAACTGTTTTACCGTATGTCCTGCCATGCCTCTGGCAGATGCCGAAGGAGACGGTGTTGCGATATATGCTGGCGGGAAGGTCTCTAATGCCAGAAAACCACCGATGTTCTCAAGAATGATTGTCCCTTATCTCCCGAATCATCCACCACGCTGGCCGGAGGTTACTGATGTACTCAAGAAGGTAGTCAATATATATGCTGAACGCGCACGGAAGTATGAAAGAATGGGCGAATGGATTGAAAGGATAGGCTGGGAGAAATTCTTTGACCTCACCGGTATTCCTTTCACTGAACAGCATATTGACGATTTCACACATGCAGTGGATACTTACAGGACCACCACACAGTTCAAGTGGTAA
- a CDS encoding TraB/GumN family protein, whose protein sequence is MFFLSSKEKTFRMVWKIELGGKRSYLAGTAHFFPCSFKKSLTGLISNADTVLFEGPLDESNMNTVRVYGMEDGDTPSLYDALDRKTIEKINKELGSGTGNIDSSLMSSLHMFKSGKGNLFHSEIEGLKPWMAFLKIWSQYLQKRGWKYSVDLEALSVARQLGKNIHFLETIEEQIAALNGIPFERIVNFFREFNSWEKFSRQHVKCYLKGDIETMMSVTVEFPTRCESIIDKRDPVMFERMEHFIEKGNAMVFVGTTHIRGISRMLEGIGYKVSKCDV, encoded by the coding sequence GTGTTTTTCCTGAGTTCGAAAGAAAAAACTTTCAGGATGGTATGGAAAATAGAACTGGGCGGGAAGAGAAGCTACCTTGCTGGAACAGCACATTTCTTTCCCTGTAGTTTTAAAAAATCGCTCACCGGGCTAATAAGCAACGCTGATACGGTCTTATTCGAAGGCCCCCTTGATGAAAGCAATATGAACACGGTAAGGGTGTATGGCATGGAAGATGGAGATACCCCGTCGCTTTATGATGCACTGGATCGTAAAACAATTGAAAAAATCAATAAAGAGCTTGGATCAGGTACGGGAAATATAGACAGCTCTCTGATGTCTTCTTTACATATGTTCAAATCAGGAAAAGGTAACCTTTTTCATTCCGAAATAGAGGGGTTGAAACCCTGGATGGCTTTTTTAAAAATCTGGTCACAATATTTACAGAAGAGAGGCTGGAAGTATTCCGTTGACCTTGAAGCCCTTTCCGTTGCCAGACAACTGGGCAAAAATATTCACTTCCTTGAAACCATTGAGGAGCAGATAGCTGCGCTGAACGGGATACCCTTTGAAAGGATTGTTAATTTTTTCAGAGAATTTAACAGCTGGGAAAAATTCTCAAGGCAACACGTGAAGTGTTATCTTAAGGGAGACATAGAAACAATGATGAGTGTTACGGTTGAATTTCCAACCCGCTGTGAATCCATTATAGATAAAAGGGACCCGGTTATGTTTGAGCGAATGGAACATTTTATTGAAAAGGGAAATGCGATGGTATTTGTAGGAACAACGCATATTCGGGGAATAAGCAGGATGCTTGAGGGAATTGGCTATAAAGTTTCAAAATGTGACGTATGA
- a CDS encoding putative sulfate exporter family transporter → MEEKKQGIDWTTLWKKDDWMSVWIGFLILIIFIAGATFKLPGWQWMTDGAFIDKVSGLAPKVEALARDAEGKGEANIQKESLALKAALDAKDRKVIGDAAGKLEKVAKDAKDKDIKKKAEKFGKDIKGNAGATIGKVFSGNNMLRALYLLVGLWILGAIGMAFMGVSVGKFTLSFPIVYILCALSFLVAGNSTVSYYGLEVVFWALILGLIISNTVGVPEWFKTAVKTEFFIKIGLVLLGAEVLFTTIAKVGAYGMVQAVIVIGAVFYVCLWVCRKIGLDDEFAAILGTAVSICGVSAAIAAGGAVKGDQKKVSHTISLVLLCAIPMLIFEPLIAKAVGMLPAVAGAWIGGTIDTTGAVVAAGAIAGEEAMAVAVVVKMAQNVLIGAAAFLLAIWFTFKGKEGAEKPSLMEIWFRFPKFVVGFIVASIVFSFFMSDASAKAVTGITAGLRGWWFTLAFLCIGLDTRFKELMSMGGGKPAAAFLIAQAFNILWTLIFAYLIFGGILFPAPKF, encoded by the coding sequence ATGGAAGAAAAAAAGCAGGGCATTGATTGGACAACGCTCTGGAAAAAAGACGACTGGATGTCGGTCTGGATAGGATTCCTCATTCTCATTATCTTTATAGCCGGAGCTACATTCAAGCTTCCTGGCTGGCAATGGATGACCGATGGTGCTTTCATTGATAAGGTGTCCGGTTTGGCGCCAAAGGTCGAAGCACTCGCAAGGGATGCAGAAGGTAAGGGTGAGGCGAATATTCAGAAAGAATCACTTGCCCTTAAGGCTGCGCTCGATGCAAAAGACAGAAAGGTAATAGGTGATGCGGCTGGTAAACTCGAAAAGGTAGCTAAGGATGCAAAAGATAAAGATATTAAAAAGAAAGCTGAAAAATTTGGTAAGGATATCAAAGGAAATGCCGGGGCAACGATCGGAAAAGTCTTCTCTGGCAATAATATGCTCAGGGCGTTATACCTGCTGGTAGGGTTATGGATACTCGGTGCAATAGGAATGGCTTTTATGGGTGTGTCTGTGGGCAAATTTACACTCAGTTTTCCAATTGTCTACATACTTTGTGCATTGTCCTTTTTGGTTGCCGGGAACAGCACGGTTTCTTACTACGGCCTTGAGGTCGTTTTCTGGGCGTTAATCTTAGGACTCATCATAAGCAATACCGTTGGTGTGCCTGAATGGTTTAAAACTGCAGTAAAAACAGAGTTTTTTATCAAGATAGGACTTGTTCTCCTCGGTGCAGAGGTGCTCTTTACCACTATCGCAAAAGTGGGAGCGTATGGGATGGTTCAGGCTGTCATTGTCATTGGAGCTGTTTTCTATGTCTGTTTATGGGTCTGCAGGAAGATTGGTCTTGACGATGAATTTGCAGCAATTCTTGGCACTGCAGTATCTATATGCGGTGTTTCAGCGGCTATAGCAGCTGGTGGTGCTGTAAAAGGTGACCAGAAGAAGGTAAGCCATACCATATCACTCGTACTCTTGTGCGCTATCCCAATGCTGATCTTTGAACCCCTTATCGCAAAGGCGGTAGGGATGCTTCCTGCGGTTGCCGGCGCGTGGATAGGGGGTACCATCGATACAACAGGTGCAGTTGTTGCAGCAGGCGCTATTGCCGGTGAGGAAGCAATGGCCGTAGCAGTTGTTGTGAAAATGGCACAGAATGTATTGATTGGTGCTGCTGCCTTCTTACTTGCCATCTGGTTTACCTTTAAAGGAAAAGAAGGTGCAGAAAAACCAAGTCTTATGGAAATATGGTTCAGATTCCCGAAATTTGTCGTTGGCTTCATCGTTGCCTCCATAGTTTTTTCCTTCTTTATGTCTGATGCATCAGCCAAGGCTGTCACGGGGATCACCGCCGGTTTAAGAGGCTGGTGGTTCACGCTTGCCTTTTTATGTATAGGGCTTGATACAAGGTTCAAAGAGCTTATGTCAATGGGTGGTGGCAAACCGGCTGCAGCATTCCTTATTGCCCAGGCATTTAACATCCTGTGGACGTTGATTTTTGCATATCTCATCTTCGGTGGTATACTCTTCCCGGCGCCAAAGTTCTAA
- the dsrA gene encoding dissimilatory-type sulfite reductase subunit alpha, with translation MDEGTPLLDELDKGPWPSYVKEIKRAAKKNKAAKDLLGIQELSYKDRVTHWKHGGIVGVTGYGGGVIGRYCDVPEKFPNAASFHTLRVNHPGGWFYTTKALRQICDVWERFGSGMTNLHGSTGDLILLGTTTENLQPCFDALIEVGFDLGGSGSVLRTPTGCVGPARCEWSTIDTLDLIYNLTMEFQDEIHRPRWPYKFKIKASGCSNDCVAAIARADFTIIGTWRDNLRIDQNSVREYADRGFDIHKLIVDKCPTNALEWDEKTKELILQPEDCVRCMHCINKMPKAIRPGLNRGATILIGGKAPIIKGAYLSWVLIPFIKIEPPYEELKDLLRKIWDWWDENGRTRERLAELIERVGLKTFLREMGIEPVPQMVYKPRANPYVFFDKK, from the coding sequence ATGGATGAAGGAACCCCATTACTGGATGAGCTGGATAAGGGGCCATGGCCGAGCTATGTCAAAGAGATAAAACGGGCTGCAAAAAAGAACAAGGCCGCAAAAGACCTGCTCGGCATTCAGGAATTATCTTATAAAGACAGAGTAACTCACTGGAAACATGGAGGCATTGTTGGCGTTACAGGCTATGGAGGTGGTGTTATCGGGAGGTACTGCGATGTTCCTGAAAAATTTCCCAATGCAGCATCCTTCCATACATTGCGCGTAAACCACCCGGGTGGCTGGTTTTATACAACAAAGGCCTTAAGACAGATCTGTGATGTATGGGAAAGGTTCGGGAGTGGCATGACGAATCTCCACGGTTCAACGGGTGACCTCATACTCCTCGGAACTACTACAGAGAATCTCCAGCCATGCTTTGATGCACTTATAGAGGTCGGCTTCGATCTCGGTGGTTCAGGTTCAGTTTTACGGACACCTACTGGATGTGTAGGCCCTGCACGGTGTGAATGGTCTACGATTGATACCCTCGATCTCATCTATAACCTGACCATGGAATTTCAGGACGAAATCCACAGGCCGCGATGGCCTTACAAATTCAAGATTAAAGCTTCAGGCTGTTCAAATGACTGTGTGGCGGCAATAGCAAGGGCTGATTTCACCATAATAGGCACCTGGAGGGACAACCTAAGGATTGATCAAAATAGCGTCAGAGAATACGCCGACAGAGGATTTGACATCCATAAACTTATAGTGGATAAGTGTCCTACCAATGCACTTGAGTGGGATGAAAAGACAAAGGAATTAATCCTTCAGCCGGAAGATTGTGTAAGGTGTATGCACTGTATAAATAAGATGCCAAAAGCGATAAGACCTGGGCTTAACAGAGGCGCTACCATTCTTATTGGCGGTAAAGCGCCTATTATCAAGGGGGCGTATCTTTCATGGGTATTGATACCGTTCATTAAGATTGAACCGCCGTACGAAGAACTCAAAGACCTTCTCCGCAAAATATGGGACTGGTGGGATGAAAATGGAAGAACCAGAGAAAGGCTTGCGGAGCTGATTGAAAGGGTTGGGCTCAAGACATTCCTTCGTGAAATGGGCATAGAACCTGTTCCTCAAATGGTGTATAAGCCTCGGGCAAACCCATACGTATTTTTTGATAAAAAATGA
- a CDS encoding Lrp/AsnC family transcriptional regulator: protein MLNEKLKFEKCKILIPDFHSSFFIVVKPMDEIDKRILNIIQEEFPLTQRPFKSIGESIGISEKKAIERVKRLKDKGYIRRIGPVLEPKKLEYMSTLCGAHVDENKLPDFVKEVNRHKGITHNYEREGELNLWFTIAAETEEEIERFLSKLEKRFSITIYKFPKKRVFKIKTIFPV from the coding sequence GTGCTGAATGAAAAGTTAAAATTTGAGAAATGTAAAATTCTTATACCGGATTTTCATTCTTCATTTTTCATTGTTGTGAAACCGATGGATGAGATAGATAAAAGGATATTGAATATTATACAGGAGGAATTCCCTCTTACCCAAAGACCGTTTAAAAGCATTGGGGAATCCATAGGCATAAGTGAGAAGAAAGCTATCGAGAGGGTAAAAAGGTTAAAAGACAAAGGTTATATAAGAAGAATAGGGCCGGTATTAGAACCAAAAAAGCTTGAATATATGAGCACCCTCTGCGGTGCACATGTAGATGAAAACAAACTCCCTGACTTTGTAAAAGAGGTGAATAGGCACAAAGGCATAACCCATAATTATGAACGGGAAGGCGAGTTAAATCTGTGGTTTACTATTGCAGCGGAAACAGAGGAGGAGATAGAACGTTTTCTTTCAAAACTTGAAAAGAGATTCTCAATTACAATATATAAATTCCCCAAAAAAAGGGTATTCAAGATAAAAACAATTTTTCCAGTATGA
- the polA gene encoding DNA polymerase I produces the protein MINEELKLKTQNSELKTRRVFLVDGNSYLYRAFFATPYLSNSRGIPTNATYAFMNMLKKLLNEEKPDILVIVFDSKAPSFREEILKTYKAQRPPMPGNLSIQIPYVKMVVEAMGLPMFEKEGFEADDIIGTIVEKLKEEDVATYIITSDKDMMQLVSDKVFVLDTMKNLLIREEEVVEKFGVKPSLIIDYLALCGDASDNIPGVSGIGEKTARELVATFGAIEEIYKNLEHIKKASFREKLIQCKDLAILSKQLATIRLDVPIHANMNDLKMKEQDLKALRNIFRELEFSSLYREIKIKDEKRKESHEVELSRLNKKKIGILGTFYGKSLSDIKLEGFAAFDGEGVFFSQKEDELFEIISNTKELIIHNLKPLLIILLKKKDSRIQGFNPALAGLDLTKCSDTMLATYLINPLRKDYGIGAVIEEYLDVELASGDAKQTLMDSIPYLFELKDTLQKKMEELGLLDLFFKTEMPLIEVLADMECFGVKVDRKILGILSRDFDKRLNSIIKEIYGHAEGPFNINSPQQLSRILFETLKLPPVKKTKTGYSTDTEVLEKLSSLHPLPKEILEYRTLTKLKGTYIDVLPTLTDPYTGRIHASFNQMVVATGRLSSSDPNLQNIPVRGEEGRKIREAFIPEDGFILLSSDYSQIELRVLAHISGDQLLIETFLKDEDIHTKVAQEVFKVEAGGVTQEMRRTAKVINFGIIYGISSYGLSKELGVSQKEAQGYIDDYFERYRGVKRYIEEVLEEARLKGFVKTLFGRIRYIPEINNPDTAIRQLGERTAMNTPIQGTAADIIKMAMVNIHNKIKENNLSSRLIIQIHDELVFEVKKEETYIMEKLVKEGMEQVVSLLVPLKVSLGKGKNWAEAHD, from the coding sequence ATGATAAATGAAGAATTAAAACTCAAAACTCAAAACTCAGAACTAAAAACCCGAAGGGTTTTTCTTGTAGATGGTAATTCCTATCTTTACAGGGCATTTTTTGCAACTCCTTATCTGTCTAATTCCAGGGGTATCCCGACCAACGCTACCTATGCCTTTATGAATATGCTTAAGAAACTGCTGAATGAAGAAAAACCAGACATCCTTGTGATAGTTTTTGATTCAAAAGCACCATCTTTCAGAGAAGAGATTTTAAAAACCTATAAAGCACAAAGACCACCAATGCCAGGCAACCTTTCTATCCAGATTCCCTACGTGAAGATGGTAGTTGAAGCAATGGGACTACCTATGTTCGAGAAAGAGGGGTTTGAAGCCGACGACATTATAGGCACTATAGTAGAAAAGTTAAAGGAAGAAGACGTGGCTACCTATATCATTACGAGCGACAAAGATATGATGCAACTTGTTTCAGATAAGGTCTTTGTACTCGATACAATGAAGAATCTTTTGATAAGGGAAGAGGAGGTGGTTGAAAAGTTTGGCGTAAAGCCATCCCTGATTATTGATTATCTTGCATTATGTGGTGATGCCTCTGACAATATTCCAGGTGTATCAGGCATAGGTGAAAAAACAGCTCGTGAGCTTGTGGCGACTTTCGGGGCAATTGAAGAGATCTATAAAAATCTCGAACACATAAAAAAGGCATCATTCAGAGAGAAACTCATTCAGTGTAAAGACCTTGCCATACTCAGTAAACAACTCGCCACTATCAGACTGGATGTACCGATACATGCGAATATGAATGACCTTAAAATGAAGGAGCAGGATTTGAAGGCATTAAGGAACATATTTAGAGAACTCGAATTTTCCTCTTTATACAGGGAGATCAAGATAAAGGATGAGAAAAGAAAGGAATCGCATGAAGTTGAACTTTCCCGGTTAAATAAGAAAAAAATAGGGATATTAGGAACGTTTTACGGCAAAAGCTTAAGTGATATAAAATTAGAGGGCTTCGCAGCTTTTGATGGTGAAGGTGTTTTCTTCTCTCAAAAAGAGGATGAATTATTCGAAATAATATCGAACACAAAAGAGCTTATTATCCACAATCTGAAACCACTCCTTATTATTTTACTCAAAAAGAAGGATTCAAGGATTCAAGGATTCAATCCCGCCTTAGCGGGACTCGACCTCACAAAGTGTTCCGATACTATGCTCGCAACCTATCTGATAAACCCGTTAAGAAAGGATTACGGGATAGGAGCGGTAATAGAGGAATATCTTGATGTCGAGCTTGCATCAGGTGATGCAAAACAAACCCTTATGGACAGCATTCCATATCTGTTTGAACTGAAAGATACACTTCAAAAGAAGATGGAAGAGCTTGGCCTCCTTGACCTATTTTTTAAAACAGAAATGCCTCTCATTGAAGTCCTGGCAGATATGGAGTGCTTTGGGGTAAAGGTGGATAGAAAAATACTCGGGATCCTGTCAAGAGATTTTGATAAAAGACTCAACAGCATCATAAAGGAAATATACGGGCATGCAGAAGGGCCATTTAATATCAACTCTCCCCAACAACTCTCCCGCATCCTTTTTGAAACATTGAAACTTCCACCTGTGAAGAAGACAAAGACAGGCTATTCGACAGATACAGAAGTCCTTGAAAAACTTTCTTCACTCCATCCATTACCGAAAGAGATTCTCGAATACCGGACACTCACCAAGTTAAAAGGGACATATATTGATGTCTTACCTACCCTTACAGACCCCTATACAGGGAGAATCCATGCCTCATTTAACCAGATGGTTGTCGCAACCGGAAGGTTAAGCAGCAGCGACCCCAATCTCCAGAATATACCTGTACGAGGTGAAGAGGGCAGGAAAATTCGGGAGGCATTTATCCCGGAGGATGGTTTTATTCTGTTGTCCTCAGATTATTCGCAGATAGAGCTCAGGGTGCTTGCCCATATCTCAGGGGATCAGCTTTTAATTGAGACATTTCTGAAAGATGAGGACATTCATACAAAGGTAGCGCAAGAAGTATTCAAGGTTGAGGCTGGTGGGGTGACACAAGAAATGAGAAGGACTGCAAAGGTGATAAATTTTGGAATAATTTACGGTATAAGTAGTTATGGGCTTTCAAAGGAGCTCGGTGTTTCACAGAAAGAGGCTCAGGGTTACATAGACGATTACTTTGAAAGGTATAGAGGCGTAAAAAGGTATATAGAGGAGGTATTGGAAGAAGCACGTCTAAAAGGTTTTGTGAAAACCCTCTTTGGAAGGATACGTTACATACCAGAGATTAATAACCCTGACACAGCGATAAGGCAGTTAGGGGAAAGGACTGCTATGAATACACCTATTCAGGGCACAGCGGCTGATATTATAAAGATGGCGATGGTGAACATACACAACAAGATCAAGGAAAATAATCTATCTTCAAGACTTATAATACAGATACATGACGAACTGGTATTTGAGGTAAAAAAGGAAGAAACATATATTATGGAAAAATTGGTGAAGGAAGGGATGGAACAGGTAGTCAGTCTTCTGGTGCCTCTGAAGGTTTCTCTGGGGAAGGGGAAGAACTGGGCAGAGGCCCACGATTAG
- a CDS encoding iron-sulfur cluster assembly scaffold protein, whose protein sequence is MSVYSEIVMEHFKNPRNVGRITNPDGIGEAGNPVCGDMMAITIKVRDNRIEEIKFETFGCGAAIAVSSMITEMAKGKTLEEALNITNKTILAEVGELPKNELHCTNLGAEALHKAIMDYFDKKEGRTKKTRGGKVEYLQMGKEHCYCPYCDIELPKEAPYCSNCGKPTLNNH, encoded by the coding sequence ATGTCTGTATATTCGGAAATTGTTATGGAACATTTCAAAAATCCACGTAACGTTGGGAGAATTACCAATCCTGATGGGATTGGAGAGGCTGGTAACCCTGTATGCGGTGATATGATGGCCATAACGATAAAGGTCAGGGATAATCGTATTGAAGAGATTAAATTTGAGACGTTCGGGTGTGGTGCAGCAATTGCAGTATCGAGTATGATAACTGAAATGGCCAAAGGAAAGACTCTGGAGGAGGCTCTTAACATTACCAATAAGACTATATTGGCTGAAGTTGGAGAACTTCCAAAAAATGAACTTCACTGCACAAATCTTGGTGCAGAGGCTTTACACAAAGCAATTATGGATTATTTTGATAAAAAAGAGGGGCGAACGAAGAAGACAAGAGGCGGTAAGGTTGAATACCTCCAAATGGGAAAAGAGCATTGTTACTGTCCGTATTGTGATATTGAACTGCCAAAAGAGGCCCCTTACTGTTCGAACTGTGGAAAGCCAACGCTCAATAATCATTGA
- a CDS encoding cysteine desulfurase family protein, translated as MAKMIYLDNISATPLHTEVKETMINYIQNSFGNPISQHHMGDQAMEALENARREVAQLINAKPEEVVFTSGGTESINHAIKGVAFAMADRRKHIITSNIEHQAVLRSLRALMRLGYHVTSLPVDKFGLVDPGEVEKAITDETILVSIMHANNEIGTIEPISEISKITRARGITLHTDAVASAGVIPVDVESMGVDLLSLAANQFYGPSGAGALYVRTNTRIVPILDGGIQEMNLRAGTQNMVGIIGMGKAAELARKGMKERMEYMLKLKKYLIGRLNEIEEININGHPTKSLPNLISCSVKYVEGESMVLMLDQVGICVSTRSACATGSLRASHVLTSIGCDYTIAQGTAIFSLGINNTFEEIDKTVDSLKKSVDFLRSMSPLYKKKG; from the coding sequence ATGGCAAAAATGATTTACCTTGACAACATTTCTGCTACACCGCTTCATACTGAAGTAAAAGAGACTATGATCAATTATATACAAAATTCATTTGGTAACCCGATAAGCCAGCACCATATGGGGGATCAGGCAATGGAAGCCCTGGAAAATGCCAGGAGAGAGGTAGCACAACTCATCAATGCTAAACCTGAAGAGGTTGTCTTTACCTCGGGAGGCACCGAATCAATCAACCATGCGATTAAAGGGGTTGCCTTCGCCATGGCTGACAGGAGAAAACATATTATTACTTCGAACATCGAGCATCAGGCAGTGCTCCGTTCTCTCAGAGCATTAATGAGACTGGGTTATCATGTAACCTCTTTGCCTGTGGATAAATTTGGATTGGTTGACCCGGGAGAGGTGGAAAAGGCTATCACCGATGAAACCATTCTTGTGAGCATCATGCATGCCAACAATGAAATTGGAACCATTGAGCCTATTTCAGAGATAAGTAAAATCACCCGGGCGAGAGGGATAACCCTCCATACGGATGCTGTTGCTTCAGCCGGCGTAATCCCGGTAGATGTTGAATCAATGGGGGTAGACCTCCTGAGTTTAGCTGCAAATCAGTTCTACGGTCCTTCAGGGGCTGGTGCGCTATACGTCCGCACAAACACCAGGATTGTTCCCATTTTAGATGGTGGTATTCAGGAGATGAATCTGCGGGCTGGAACACAGAATATGGTCGGTATTATTGGTATGGGGAAGGCCGCCGAGCTGGCAAGAAAAGGGATGAAAGAACGTATGGAGTATATGCTAAAACTGAAGAAATACCTTATAGGCCGGTTGAACGAGATTGAAGAAATCAATATAAACGGGCACCCAACGAAAAGTCTTCCAAACTTAATATCATGCTCGGTGAAATATGTGGAGGGCGAGTCAATGGTGCTTATGCTCGATCAGGTGGGGATCTGTGTATCGACCCGCTCTGCCTGTGCTACAGGATCACTCAGGGCATCACACGTTTTAACTTCTATTGGCTGCGACTACACAATTGCCCAGGGAACAGCTATTTTCTCCCTGGGTATTAACAACACATTCGAAGAAATAGATAAAACTGTTGACTCCCTCAAGAAGAGTGTCGATTTTCTCAGAAGTATGTCACCGCTTTATAAGAAGAAAGGGTAA